ACCGAAGGCCAGCGCCCGGTGGTACCAGGAGGTGATCTCCCGGAACGGGCTGTGACGAGCGGGGGAAAGTCGCGATGACGACGGCGCAGCGGCCGACGCTCGAGGCGGTGGCGGCCCGGGCCGGGGTCTCCCGGGCCACCGTCTCCCGGGTCGTCAACGGCTCCACCACCGTCGCCGAGCCCATCCGGGAAGCCGTCAACCGGGCGGTCGCCGAGCTGGGGTACGTGCCCAACCTGGCCGCCCGCAGCCTGGTCACCCAGCGGACCGACTCGATAGCCCTGGTCATGCCGGAGGCGGCCACCCGGGTCTTCTCCGACGACCAGGTCTTCCCCGGCATCATCCGTGGCGTCAGCCAGGAGCTGGAGGCGGCCGACAAGCAACTGGTGCTGATGCTCGCCGGCTCGCCGGCCGGGCATCAGCGGGTCGAGCGGTACACCACGGGTCGCCACGTCGACGGGGTGCTCTTCGCCTCGCTGCACGGCGCCGACCCGCTGCCCGGCACGCTGGCCCGGCTCGGCATCCCCGTGGTGGTAAGCGGCCGGCCGCTCGGCGACGTCCCCGTGCCGTACGTCGACGTGGACCACGTCGGCGGGGTCACCGCCGCCGTGCGACATTTGATCGACGGCGGGCGCCGGCGGATCGCCACCATCGCCGGCCCGCAGGACATGGTCGCCGGGATCGAACGACTGATCGGCTACCGGGAGACGGTCGCCGCCGCCGGGCTGCCCGAGCTGATCGCCGTCGGCGACTTCACCCGGGAGTCCGGTGCGGCGGCGATGGACCGCCTGCTCACCGACCATCCCGACGTGGACGGGGTGTTCGCCGCCTCCGACCTGATGGCACACGCCGCCCTGCGTACCCTGCGCGCGGCCGGTCGGCGGGTGCCGGAGGACGTCGCGGTGATCGGCTTCGACGACATCGAGACCGCCGCCTACACCGAACCGCCGCTGACCACAGTCCGGCAACCGATCGTGGAACTCGGCCGACGGATGACCAAGCAACTGCTCCGTCTCGCCGCCGGCGAAACGATCGAACCGGCCGTCATGCTCCCGACCGAGCTGGTCTTCCGCGCGTCCGCCTGAGGGGTCCGGCTCCCTCCGCGCCAAGATCCGCGCATCTTCAGGGAAATAGTGGCCTCGGGCCGTCCTGAGGCCACTATTTCCCGGAAGTTGTCGCCTCCGACAGAGGTGTGCCCTGCGGCGTTAATGGTTCGCTCGGGCGGGTGATCGTCGTTAGCGTCGCCGGCATGCCGGATCCTGTCGCGTTGCTGCACGTCCCCGCCCTGTCCGACGTCGCCGAGTACGCGTACGCGGCCACCGTCGAGCCGCCCGCCCGGCTGGTCTTCACCGCCGGCGCGTGTCCGCTTGACGCCGAGGGCCGTACCGTCGCGCCCGGCGACCATGTGGCGCAGGCCCGGCAGGTGTTGGCGAACCTGGAGACCGTGCTCGGCGCGGCCGGCGCCCGGCTGACCGACGTCGTCAAGACCACCGTGTACGTGGCGTCGTCCCGGCAGGCGGACCTGGCGACCGTCTGGGAGGTGGTACGGGACTTCTTCGGCGACCACGATCCGCCCAGCACCCTGCTCGGGGTGGCCGTGCTCGGCTACACCGACCAACTCGTCGAGGTCGAGGCCGTCGCCGCCGTACGGACGGGGGCCTGACATGCGTATCCGCGAAGCCCGGCCGGATGACGCCGCAGCCGTGGTGACCCTGCGGGCGATCGTTCACCCGTACCTGGTGCGCGGGGTCGATTCGACCCGCAGGATGATCGCCGAACCGCCGCCCGGGGAGGACTGGACCGCGTTCGTCGCCGACGTGGATGGCCGCGTGGTTGGCTGGGTCTCCGCCGAACGCATCGGGACGACCTCGGCGATGGACGTCGGTGGCATCAACCTGCTGCACGTGCACCCGGAGCACCGGCGGCGGGGCATAGGTACGGCGTTGCTGACCGCCGCCACCGACTACCTTCGCCCGCTGGGAATCCGCCGGGTGCGTGCCATGGCACAGCCGGACGCGCTGCCGTTCGCCCGGCACCACGGGTACGAGCCCAGTCGGGAGGTGCGTTACTCGGCGCTCGACCTGGATCCGGCGCCGGCGCTGCCCGAGTCGCCCCCGGGCGTACGGCTGCGCCCGATCGCTGACCTGGACCCACACCTGCTGTACGTGGCGGACGTGGCCTCGGCGGCCGACGAACCGGGCGACGTGCCTGTCGACGCGAAGAGCTACGAGAGCTGGCAGTACGACGTGTGGGACAACCTCGGGCTGGACAAGGCAGCCAGCACCGCAGTCGAGGTCGACGGCGCGGTGGTCGCCTTCAGCCTCGTGAAGCGCGACGGGGACCGGATGTGGTCGGACTACACCGGCTCCATCCCCGCGTACCGGGGTCGCGGGCTGGCTCGGCTGGCCAAGACGGCGGCGCTGCACCGGGCCGCCGCCACCGGCGTCCGGGTCGCGTACACGTCGAACGACGAGGCGAACGCACCGATGCTCGCGATCAACGCCCGGCTGGGCTACCGGCCGGTGGTGTCCCAGTGGTCCTGCCTGGCCGAGCTGACCTGATCAGTCAGCTTGGTTGTCGCCGCGCGGGCGCGTCCACTCCAGGAACCGCGCGACGTACACCGCGGGGTCCGGCCGCAGGCCCAGCTTCAGCGCGTCGGCGAACGCCTCCCGCGCGAGAGTGGTCAACATGAGCAGCATCCCGACTCGGTCGTTGCGCCAGCGGGACAACAGCGACAGCCGCGCCGCAGAACACGGCCAGTGGACGCCGCAGCGGGTACAGCGCCAGTGCGGCAGGCCGGCGTGATGCGGGCGGGGTCGCGGGCTCATCGGGCGTACGCGGGCTCGCGGGCCGGCGCGTAAGCGTCCAGCAGTTGCACGCCTTCGCGCCGCACGTAAAGCTCCCGCCGGGCGACCGCGTCACCGCGTGCGCCCAGCTCGTACGCGTCGAGCCACACCCACCCGTCGTAGGTGTCCCACTCCAACTCGCGGATGACCCGCACAGTTATCGGGCGCAGGAACTGCACGCTCGCGGTGGCCGACAGGCGTAGCAGGTCGCCGGCCCGGAACGTCGGTCCTGGTGCTGCGGGCATGTCTCCCCCTCGGGTGGGTCGGGAGGGGCCGCCCCTGAGTGCTCGCCCACGGGACGGCCCCCGGGCTGACACCGCCGCCGGGCTACGCCTCCACCAGCGATGCCGCTCACCTGACACCATCGCGAAGAGTTATGGGATCAGTACACGACGTTGGTTTATTCTCCAGGGACGTTCGTGACGTCCACCATGGAGGCGGGATGAATCACGCTCTTCAGGCGGCGATGATCGAAGCCGGCGAGACAGCCGAAAGCTTGGCAGCTCAGACAGGTGTTGATCCCAAGACTGCCGCACGGTGGATAAGCCCAGGACGTGTACCGCAGCCACGTCGGCGCGCGATACTGGCGTCTCTCCTCGGCCGGGACGTTGGGGACCTATGGCCCGATGTCCTGAAGCGACGTGAGCCGCACTGGCTGCGGGCATGGGTCGACTGGGAGCGGGAATCAGTCGCAATTCGTTGGTTCGAGCACACCTGGATACCGGGCCTGTTGCAGACGGAGGCGTACGCGCGGGCCACGCTCGCGGGTGAAGCATTGACGGCGAACGAGGTTGACGACGTCGTCGCGTCTCGCATCGACCGGCAAACCATCCTTCGTCGTGAGCGTCCGCCGCTGCTGGTTGCTGTCGTGCACGAGCTGGTGCTGCATCAGTCGGCGTACGGCGACAGGTCACTCATGCGCGAACAGTGCGATCACCTCGCCAAGTGCGCGGAGTTGCCCGCGGTTCAAATACTGGTCGTGCCCCGGGACGTCGGGATGTATCCCGGTCTCGGAGGCGGATTCATCGTTGCCGAGCTGCCTAGCGGCGAGCACGTGGCACACGTCGACAGCCAGGCCCGCGCGCAGATCGTCAATGAGGCTGCGGACGTTGCTACGCTCAATCGCAGATGGGAGCGCATCAGGAGCGAGGCCCTGTCCCGTCTCCAGTCCCTAGACCTGATCAGGAAAGCAGCGGGATCATGGACATGACCGGCGCACACTGGCGTAAGAGCACGAAGAGCGGCAACAACGGCGGTTCCTGTGTCGAGGTTGCCGACAACCTGCCGGGCGTCGTCCTCGTCCGGGACACCAAGGACCGTGCTGGCGGCACCCTCCGGTTCGACCGTCACACCTGGCAGGGCTTCGTCGAGATGGTGAAGACCACCGCCCTCTGACCAGCCGATTCTACAAAGACCCTCGGGTGAACTCGGGGGTCTTTAGTTGATGCTCACCAGTTCTTCGAAGCCGCGCCGAACTGGTGAGCATCAAGTGATCAAGCAGGCCCTACGAGAAGTCGAATACCTCGCGCGCTGTGGCGTGGGTGTCGGCGCCGAACAGGACCAGGTGGGCCTCGGTGACGGCGGCCGGCGCGGCCGCGCGGAGCACGGACAGCGCCTGGCGTACCGCGTCGTCGACAGGCCACCCGTAGATGCCGGCGGAGATCAACGGGAACGCAACTGTCGTCGCGCCCAGGTCGTCGGCCACCCGGAGGCTGTTGGCGTAGCAGTCGCGCAGCAACGTCGACCGGTCCTCGGTGGCCGACCAGACCGGGCCGACCGTGTGGATCACCCAGCGGGCCGGTAGCTTCCCGGCAGTCGTCGCCACCGCCTGGCCGGTGGGCAGGCCCCGGCCATAGTGGGACGCCCGCAGCGCCCGACACTCGGCGAGGATCGCCGGGCCGCCGCGCCTGTGGATCGCACCGTCCACACCGCCACCACCCAGCAGCGACGAGTTCGCGGCGTTCACGACGGCGTCGACCTGCTGGGCGGTGATGTCGCCCTCGACCAGGGTGATCTCCACGTCAGCTCTCCTCGATCGGCTGGCCGAGCGATCTGCGGGCCAGCAGGGTGGCGCCGGCGACCGCGGCCGGCATGATCAGCACCGCGCCGAGCGGAATGAGGAAACACAGGAAGACCGCCACCCCGAAGCCGAGCGCCATGGGTCGGTCCGCCTTGAGGATCGTCCGGCGCTGTGGCAGCCGCATCCCACGCCTGTAGAACGGCGCTCCGACCAGCTCCACCGCCAGGAACCAGCCGCCCACCGCCGCGCCGATCACCGGGACGACAGTCTGACCGACCACCGGGATGAAGCCGGCGACGAAGAGTGGGATGCCGACGAGCGCCGTGAGGGCCAGCAGGCGTACCGAGTCGGCGAGACTGCGGCGCATCGACGACCAGAACGGCACGTCCACGGCGTCCGGGGTGCCACCGAGCCGTTCCTCGACCCGCTCGGAGATCTTCTCGTAGAACGGATCACCGATGACCAGGGTGACCGCGGTGAACCCGAGGACACCGAGCAGGCCACCGAGCCCCAGGAAGGCCAGGCCGGCGACGACGCGGACCAGGCTGCGGGCGCTGCTCGACCAGTCATCGGCGAACGGGGTGACAAGCGCGGCGAGGTCGTCCACGAAGTACACAAGGGCGGCGAGCGCGGCCACGAAGAGCGCACCGGAGATCACCGCCGGTATCAGGCCGAGCAACATCAGCTTGGGGCTGCGGACGTAGAGGCCCAGCCCGCGCAGGAGCAGCCTGACCCCGAGGAAGAAGCGTCCGACGACCCCGGTCACCGGACTGGCGATTCTGCTGGCGTCCACGATCGAGCAGCCTAACGACAGGTGATCGAAACCGCCGGGCAGCGCGCCCCGGAGGTGAGCGGCACCGGGCAGGATGGGCGGGTGCGCGCGTCCCGGCTGATCTCCCTGCTGCTGCTGTTGCAGTCGCGCGGGTCGATGACCGCGGGCGAGCTGGCGCGCGAGCTGGAGGTCTCCGAGCGGACCGTCTACCGGGACGTGCTGGCGCTGTCCGCGGCCGGGGTGCCTGTGTACGCCGACCGGGGCCGCGCCGGTGGCTACCGGTTGATCGGCGGCTACCGGACCCGGCTGACCGGGCTCACCCGCGACGAGGCGGAGGCCCTGTTCCTCGCCGGGCTGCCCGGCCCGGCCGGCGACATGGGCCTGGCCGACGCGGTGGCCGCCGCCGAGTTGAAGGTGCTCGCCGCGCTGCCGCCGGCGCTCCGCGACGCGCCGGTCCGCGCGGGGCAACGGTTCCACCTGGACGTGCCGGGCTGGTTCCGGGAGACGCCGCCACCGCCGTGGCTGGCCGAGCTGGCGCGGGCGGTCTGGGGAGACCGGGTGGCGCGGCTGCGGTACCGGCGCGGCGCCGACGAGGTGACCCGCCAGGTGCAGCCGTACGGGCTGGTGCTCAAGAACGGGGTCTGGTATCTGGTCGGCCGGGTCGGCGACGACACGCGCACCTACCGGGTGGACCGGGTGACCGGGGTCGAGGTGGGCGAGGAGCACTTCGAGCGGAACGAGGGCTTCGACCTCGCCGGGCACTGGCGGGACCAGGCCGGGACGTTCCTGCGCACCATGCTGCGGGCCGAGGTGAGCGTCCGGCTCAGCCCCGCCGGCCTGCGCCAGCTCCGGCATCTGGTCGATGCCCCGCACGTGTACGACGAGGTCGTCGCCACCGCGGGCGAGCCCGACGAGCAGGGCTGGGTGGCGTCCCGACTGCGCGTCGAGTCGGTCGACGTCGCGTACGCCCAGTTGCTGGCGCTGGGCCCCGAGGTGGAGGTGCTCGACCCGCCGGAGCTGCGCGCACGGCTGGCGGACGCGGCACGCCGGGCCGCCGCGCGCTACGACGGCCCGGCCCTGCCGTGACACCGGCCCGCCGGCCCTCAGCCCGCCGGCCGACGGGTCAGCGGTAGCCGGTGACGTCGGCGGGCTTGCCGGCGTCGACCACCTCGACGATGTAGCGGAACGCCTCCGGTTGGCTGCCGTCCACATCGGTGAAGCCGTACACCTTCGACAGCGTGCCGGCGTCGACGGACCGGCCGTTCCAGCGGGCCCTGTCCTCGTCGGCGGCGAGCGCGGCCACCGCGCGGCCGACGAAGGCCGGGGTCTCCGAGATGAGGAAGTTCGGGTCGGTGGCGGCCCCGTCGCGCCAGGTCTCCTCGGTCACGCCGAAGTGCTCCAGCATCGACTCGGAGCGGATCCAGCCGGGCGTGAGCGCCACGGCCGTGCCACCGTGCGGCTTCAGTTCGTGCGCCTGCGTGAAGGCGAGTCGGTTGACCGAGACCTTGGCAAGGTCGTAGAAGACCGAGAGGCGGTAGTTCTCGTCGTTGTACGCCTTGGTGCCGTCACCGATCTCCACGACCAGGCCACCGGGCTGACGGATCAGCAGCGGCAGGGCGAAGTGGCTGGTGATGATGTGCGTGTCGACGGCCAGCCGCAGGGTCCGGAAACCCGCCTCCAGCGGCTGCTC
The DNA window shown above is from Micromonospora lupini and carries:
- a CDS encoding O-acetyl-ADP-ribose deacetylase, producing MEITLVEGDITAQQVDAVVNAANSSLLGGGGVDGAIHRRGGPAILAECRALRASHYGRGLPTGQAVATTAGKLPARWVIHTVGPVWSATEDRSTLLRDCYANSLRVADDLGATTVAFPLISAGIYGWPVDDAVRQALSVLRAAAPAAVTEAHLVLFGADTHATAREVFDFS
- a CDS encoding EI24 domain-containing protein yields the protein MDASRIASPVTGVVGRFFLGVRLLLRGLGLYVRSPKLMLLGLIPAVISGALFVAALAALVYFVDDLAALVTPFADDWSSSARSLVRVVAGLAFLGLGGLLGVLGFTAVTLVIGDPFYEKISERVEERLGGTPDAVDVPFWSSMRRSLADSVRLLALTALVGIPLFVAGFIPVVGQTVVPVIGAAVGGWFLAVELVGAPFYRRGMRLPQRRTILKADRPMALGFGVAVFLCFLIPLGAVLIMPAAVAGATLLARRSLGQPIEES
- a CDS encoding DUF5753 domain-containing protein; amino-acid sequence: MNHALQAAMIEAGETAESLAAQTGVDPKTAARWISPGRVPQPRRRAILASLLGRDVGDLWPDVLKRREPHWLRAWVDWERESVAIRWFEHTWIPGLLQTEAYARATLAGEALTANEVDDVVASRIDRQTILRRERPPLLVAVVHELVLHQSAYGDRSLMREQCDHLAKCAELPAVQILVVPRDVGMYPGLGGGFIVAELPSGEHVAHVDSQARAQIVNEAADVATLNRRWERIRSEALSRLQSLDLIRKAAGSWT
- a CDS encoding DUF397 domain-containing protein, producing the protein MTGAHWRKSTKSGNNGGSCVEVADNLPGVVLVRDTKDRAGGTLRFDRHTWQGFVEMVKTTAL
- a CDS encoding RidA family protein; translated protein: MPDPVALLHVPALSDVAEYAYAATVEPPARLVFTAGACPLDAEGRTVAPGDHVAQARQVLANLETVLGAAGARLTDVVKTTVYVASSRQADLATVWEVVRDFFGDHDPPSTLLGVAVLGYTDQLVEVEAVAAVRTGA
- a CDS encoding SDR family oxidoreductase; its protein translation is MTQPLAGKIALVAGATRGAGRQIAVQLGAAGATVYATGRSSRSGRSEMDRPETIEETAELVTEAGGTGIAVRVDHLVPEQVRDLVARIEAEQGRLDVLVNDIWGGDPLVTWDKPVWEQPLEAGFRTLRLAVDTHIITSHFALPLLIRQPGGLVVEIGDGTKAYNDENYRLSVFYDLAKVSVNRLAFTQAHELKPHGGTAVALTPGWIRSESMLEHFGVTEETWRDGAATDPNFLISETPAFVGRAVAALAADEDRARWNGRSVDAGTLSKVYGFTDVDGSQPEAFRYIVEVVDAGKPADVTGYR
- a CDS encoding helix-turn-helix transcriptional regulator; the encoded protein is MRASRLISLLLLLQSRGSMTAGELARELEVSERTVYRDVLALSAAGVPVYADRGRAGGYRLIGGYRTRLTGLTRDEAEALFLAGLPGPAGDMGLADAVAAAELKVLAALPPALRDAPVRAGQRFHLDVPGWFRETPPPPWLAELARAVWGDRVARLRYRRGADEVTRQVQPYGLVLKNGVWYLVGRVGDDTRTYRVDRVTGVEVGEEHFERNEGFDLAGHWRDQAGTFLRTMLRAEVSVRLSPAGLRQLRHLVDAPHVYDEVVATAGEPDEQGWVASRLRVESVDVAYAQLLALGPEVEVLDPPELRARLADAARRAAARYDGPALP
- a CDS encoding GNAT family N-acetyltransferase, with product MRIREARPDDAAAVVTLRAIVHPYLVRGVDSTRRMIAEPPPGEDWTAFVADVDGRVVGWVSAERIGTTSAMDVGGINLLHVHPEHRRRGIGTALLTAATDYLRPLGIRRVRAMAQPDALPFARHHGYEPSREVRYSALDLDPAPALPESPPGVRLRPIADLDPHLLYVADVASAADEPGDVPVDAKSYESWQYDVWDNLGLDKAASTAVEVDGAVVAFSLVKRDGDRMWSDYTGSIPAYRGRGLARLAKTAALHRAAATGVRVAYTSNDEANAPMLAINARLGYRPVVSQWSCLAELT
- a CDS encoding LacI family DNA-binding transcriptional regulator, producing the protein MTTAQRPTLEAVAARAGVSRATVSRVVNGSTTVAEPIREAVNRAVAELGYVPNLAARSLVTQRTDSIALVMPEAATRVFSDDQVFPGIIRGVSQELEAADKQLVLMLAGSPAGHQRVERYTTGRHVDGVLFASLHGADPLPGTLARLGIPVVVSGRPLGDVPVPYVDVDHVGGVTAAVRHLIDGGRRRIATIAGPQDMVAGIERLIGYRETVAAAGLPELIAVGDFTRESGAAAMDRLLTDHPDVDGVFAASDLMAHAALRTLRAAGRRVPEDVAVIGFDDIETAAYTEPPLTTVRQPIVELGRRMTKQLLRLAAGETIEPAVMLPTELVFRASA